The genomic window TGAAGCCTGTATTAACGAGTTGTCTTAGGCTTAAAATCACTTCGCCTCTTCAGGAGAATTAAGAATATTCGGGAGCTCTAGTGGTATTTCTTCATTTATAAAATTTGGAAAAATCATGGGAGCTAACGACTTTACTGGGTTGTAAAGTATGGACGTTTCGATCTCTTCATCGGAGACAAAAGGTATGGTTTTATTTAAAGTGTTAAAAATCAACAAAAGGATGCTGAGGATTAAAGCAATTTTTAAACCTCCAAAAAGGCCTCCTAGTAATTTGTTTAGAATTCCTAAGGATGCAAAATCGGCAAGCTTGGTCAGTGCTTTACCTGCAAGTGAGATCACCAATACAATCACCACAAATGTAATCGCGAAAGCTGTGATGTTTATTGTTTTTTCGCCCCATTCAAAACGGTCAGATAAAAATTCCGCTGCATAATTACTAAAATGTACGGCACCATACACCCCCACTAATAATGCGAGTAAAGAAGTGACCTCCACAAAAAAACCTTTAGAGAGCCCTTTGATTAATCCGTAAAGAATAAATGCGCCTAAAATAATATCAATGATCGCCATGGTGTTTAATTTAATTGATTTTTCAAAATTAACAATGATTCCTAACTTAACAACTCAAATGTTTCGTTTCTATTTTAATACACCCTAAATTTACGAAATAATTATGGCTCGAGACGAAGAACTTAAAAAACGATGGGAAGAGGTGGTTGAAAAACTGTCCTCTCAATTTGCGGATGGCGATCCTTTAGACCTAGATGGGATTATCTATCTCATTGGTGTACAGGAACTTGGGCAGCTACACCGAACCTTTAAAAAAGATGAAAAACTCAACCTGATGCACATTGCAATCTGTCGACTTTTAGAGCCCTACGGCTACTATGTGTTTGACTATTTCGATGAACAAGGTTGGCCACATTATACCATAAAAGAAGCCTTGCCAAATCTAAAGGCTGGCGAACAAAGTATTCTGATGAAGGATGCGATTGTAAACTATTTTATTGAGGCGGAGTTTATTAGTTAAGTTTTCTTAAATTTGGCCATTATTTAATTTTATCATGATAGAAAAGATCCATAAACTTATAGAAGAGGCTGAAGCGTTTTCGACACAATCTTTAGAAGAACTAGAAGTATTTCGTATTAAGTTTCTTGGGAAAAAAGGACTTTTGAATGATTTGTTTGCAAGCTTTAAAGAGGTTCCAAATGAACAAAAAAAGGACTTTGGACAGGCCATCAATAAATTAAAGAGTGCTGCACAAGAAAAGGTAAATTCCTTAAAGGCGTCCTTAGAAAACACCACAAGTGATGCATCTCTTTTTGGCGATTTGTCACGTCCCGGCGAGCCTTTTAATATTGGTGCTAGACATCCAATTTCATTGGTAAAAAATCAAATTATTGATATTTTCTCGAGAGTTGGATTTAATGTAAGTGAGGGACCAGAAGTTGAAGATGATTGGCATAATTTTACAGCACTAAACTTACCGGAGCATCATCCCGCAAGAGATATGCAGGACACGTTTTTTATACAAACAGATCCAGATGTATTATTACGAACGCATACCAGTTCGGTACAAGTGCGTTATATGGAAAATAACCAACCGCCCATTCGTACCATTTCTCCGGGAAGGGTCTATAGAAATGAAGCTATTTCGGGGCGTTCACACTGTTTTTTCCACCAAGTAGAGGGCTTGTATATTGACAAAAATGTCAGCTTTGCAGACCTGAAGCAAACACTCCAATATTTTACAACGGAGCTTTTTGGGAAATCAAAAATCAGACTACGACCTTCTTATTTTCCGTTTACAGAACCGAGTGCAGAGGTGGATGTGTACTGGGGGTTAGAAACCGAAACAGACTACAAAATGACCAAAGGAACTGGCTGGTTAGAAATTATGGGCTGTGGAATGGTAGATCCGAATGTGCTTGAAAATTGTGGCATTGACTCCAAAGAATATTCTGGTTTTGCCTTTGGTATGGGAATCGATAGAATCGCATTGCTCTTACACCAAATTAGCGATATCCGATTGTTAAGTGAAAATAATATGCGCTTTTTAGAGCAATTTAAAAGTGCTTTGTAAACTTTTATTTTGAAAAAAGATATCCTGATTCCAGAAGTAAAAGACGTATATATCGCCGTTGTGCATGAGTATAATGACACCTACAAGGTCTATGATTGGAATGCGTACATCATCAACGATAAATCCGTAGATTTAGAAATGGTGATTATTGTAACCAAAGGTTATTCTGAAGACAAAAAAACGGCCACTTTTAGAAAAAAAATTGAGGCACTTCCCGCTAAAAGTTACACAAAAATTGAGATGCTTCTAGAAGATGTTTTGTCAATAAACAACCTTTTTAATGTCTCATTTTTTGAAGATAATAAACTGTTTGAAAAAGCATTTGAATTCAGAAAAAACACGATTAACGAAAACGCACTTCAACAAATTCCACTCATGAAGCTAAAAGGGGTTTTAAAATCTTAAACCTAACTCAGTTTTTCTGTTAGTTTTTTAAACGCTTTTTTGGGGTTTTTGTGCATGTATAAGACTTCATAAACGGTATCAATAATTGGGGTTTGAGCCGGTGTTTCCTTACCTTGATTGATCTCATAAGCACTTTTTGTAGCATAATACCCTTCGGCAATCATGCTCATTTCCATTTGTGCAGATTTTACGGTGTAGCCTTTGCCGATCATGTTTCCAAACATTCTATTTCTAGAAAACAAGGAGTAGCACGTCACCAATAGATCCCCCAAATAAACCGTCTCATTAATGTTCCGTTTCATTTTATGGGCTTTTTTAATGAATCGTTTCATCTCGCGTGTGGCGTTGCTCATTAATACACTTTGAAAATTATCTCCGTATCCTAAGCCGTGCGCCATTCCAGCGGCAATGGCATAAATATTTTTGAGCATGGCCGCAAATTCTGCGCCCACAACATCGTCATTTGTACTCGTTCTTATGTAGTTACTCGAAAACTGATCGGCAATAGTACTCGCGATGTCAAGGTCTGCGCAAGCAATTGTAATGTAAGAAAGACGCTCTAAAGCAACTTCCTCAGCATGGCAGGGCCCTGCTAAAACAACAATATTATTTAAATCAACACCGTGTTTCCGATGAAAATGTTCGCCTACTAAAAGTCCAGATTCCGGAATAATTCCCTTGACGGCTGACATAATTATTTTAGAAGAAATATCAATCGTTAATTTTTGAAGTTCACTTTCTATAAATGCGGATGGAATCGCAAAGATTAATACATCGGCATAGTCGGCCATTTTATTGATATCGGCATCAATATAAAGTTGATCGGTATTAAATTCGACAGAGCTCAAATAAGAAGGATTGTGCTCTTCGGAGAGAATATGGTCAATGGTTTGTTGTTTTCGTACATACCACCCTACTTGCTCACGGTTTTCACAAAGCATTTTCACAATTGCTGTGGCCCAACTTCCACTTCCAAAAACTGCGTATTTTAAATCTGAAGACATTTAGATAGTGTTTTAGCGGTCAAAAGTACTAAAAATAATACGTTCTCAGCTG from Formosa sp. Hel1_33_131 includes these protein-coding regions:
- a CDS encoding CvpA family protein; its protein translation is MAIIDIILGAFILYGLIKGLSKGFFVEVTSLLALLVGVYGAVHFSNYAAEFLSDRFEWGEKTINITAFAITFVVIVLVISLAGKALTKLADFASLGILNKLLGGLFGGLKIALILSILLLIFNTLNKTIPFVSDEEIETSILYNPVKSLAPMIFPNFINEEIPLELPNILNSPEEAK
- the pheS gene encoding phenylalanine--tRNA ligase subunit alpha, with amino-acid sequence MIEKIHKLIEEAEAFSTQSLEELEVFRIKFLGKKGLLNDLFASFKEVPNEQKKDFGQAINKLKSAAQEKVNSLKASLENTTSDASLFGDLSRPGEPFNIGARHPISLVKNQIIDIFSRVGFNVSEGPEVEDDWHNFTALNLPEHHPARDMQDTFFIQTDPDVLLRTHTSSVQVRYMENNQPPIRTISPGRVYRNEAISGRSHCFFHQVEGLYIDKNVSFADLKQTLQYFTTELFGKSKIRLRPSYFPFTEPSAEVDVYWGLETETDYKMTKGTGWLEIMGCGMVDPNVLENCGIDSKEYSGFAFGMGIDRIALLLHQISDIRLLSENNMRFLEQFKSAL
- a CDS encoding NAD(P)H-dependent glycerol-3-phosphate dehydrogenase; this encodes MSSDLKYAVFGSGSWATAIVKMLCENREQVGWYVRKQQTIDHILSEEHNPSYLSSVEFNTDQLYIDADINKMADYADVLIFAIPSAFIESELQKLTIDISSKIIMSAVKGIIPESGLLVGEHFHRKHGVDLNNIVVLAGPCHAEEVALERLSYITIACADLDIASTIADQFSSNYIRTSTNDDVVGAEFAAMLKNIYAIAAGMAHGLGYGDNFQSVLMSNATREMKRFIKKAHKMKRNINETVYLGDLLVTCYSLFSRNRMFGNMIGKGYTVKSAQMEMSMIAEGYYATKSAYEINQGKETPAQTPIIDTVYEVLYMHKNPKKAFKKLTEKLS